In Microbulbifer sp. GL-2, the following are encoded in one genomic region:
- a CDS encoding AgmX/PglI C-terminal domain-containing protein, whose translation MSNFLQQQQAVSETLNAVRQRMHLLEDEQRQIEEKLAELQAHGSKYQLLDEISERLHKLEEAGAGEMFWAEDYRADASERVITRIGESTRDFNESLDQLHQSRRDILDQIEYCNEEVFALDEQADELRREEEESRFEFEITREYEQPAFRPMEMPWHTKGEDEKRFRICVFASLFMAALLGYLVPLYVLPEPETQVVEIPERLAKLVIEKKTKPKPPPKPEQTKPKKDEKKPKPKQEQKVAKQEPKPSKTEKKQARKKAERAGVLAFKDNFQDLIQDDLDNRLGQQTQLSTAGKQENRSQRSLITAAAAAGSGGINTAELSRNVGGTGSSLGGVAFSRVESSIGTEGDFAGEDRPLSDGVGPSRTDEEIQIVFDRYKASLYRIYNRELRNNPALQGKMVLKITIEPDGSVSRAEVESSDMDSPALNAKIVARVKRFNFGEKAGVPTITILFPIDFFPNN comes from the coding sequence GTGAGTAATTTTCTTCAACAACAGCAGGCGGTCAGCGAAACGCTCAATGCGGTTCGCCAGCGTATGCATCTGCTCGAGGATGAGCAGCGGCAGATCGAAGAGAAGCTGGCTGAATTGCAGGCGCATGGCTCCAAGTATCAGCTGCTCGATGAAATTTCAGAGCGCTTGCACAAGCTCGAAGAAGCTGGTGCAGGGGAGATGTTCTGGGCTGAGGACTACCGAGCAGATGCTTCTGAACGGGTAATTACACGCATTGGTGAATCCACCCGAGATTTCAATGAAAGCCTGGATCAGCTGCATCAATCCCGCAGGGATATCCTCGATCAAATCGAATACTGTAATGAGGAAGTTTTTGCTCTTGATGAGCAGGCTGACGAGTTGCGCCGTGAGGAAGAAGAATCCAGATTTGAATTCGAAATCACTCGTGAGTATGAACAGCCGGCTTTTCGCCCGATGGAAATGCCCTGGCATACCAAGGGGGAGGACGAGAAACGGTTTCGGATTTGCGTATTCGCCTCTCTGTTCATGGCCGCGCTGTTAGGTTATCTGGTTCCCCTGTATGTGCTGCCTGAGCCTGAAACCCAGGTAGTCGAGATCCCCGAGCGTTTGGCCAAGCTGGTAATCGAGAAGAAAACCAAGCCCAAGCCACCGCCCAAGCCGGAGCAGACGAAACCCAAGAAGGACGAGAAAAAGCCTAAGCCTAAGCAGGAGCAAAAGGTCGCCAAGCAAGAGCCGAAGCCTTCTAAGACGGAGAAAAAGCAAGCGCGTAAGAAAGCTGAGCGCGCGGGTGTACTGGCCTTCAAGGATAATTTCCAGGACCTTATTCAGGATGATCTGGACAATCGCCTGGGCCAGCAAACCCAGCTGAGTACGGCCGGCAAGCAGGAGAATCGCAGTCAGCGCTCGCTGATTACAGCGGCCGCAGCTGCCGGTAGTGGTGGCATTAACACCGCAGAGTTGAGCCGCAATGTTGGCGGTACTGGCTCATCCCTGGGGGGGGTGGCCTTCTCCAGGGTGGAGAGTTCTATCGGTACCGAGGGTGACTTTGCCGGTGAGGATAGGCCGCTCAGTGACGGTGTGGGTCCATCTCGAACTGATGAAGAGATTCAGATTGTCTTCGACCGCTACAAGGCCTCGCTGTATCGCATCTACAATCGCGAGCTGCGGAATAACCCGGCCCTGCAAGGCAAGATGGTTCTGAAGATCACCATCGAGCCGGATGGTTCGGTATCTCGTGCGGAAGTGGAGTCCAGTGATATGGATTCACCGGCACTCAACGCCAAAATTGTTGCGCGGGTCAAGCGGTTTAATTTCGGCGAAAAGGCCGGTGTTCCAACGATCACCATTCTTTTCCCGATCGACTTCTTCCCCAACAATTAA
- a CDS encoding biopolymer transporter ExbD, producing the protein MRHESRRMKRMARSHKRKKTSGMNLTSLMDVFTILVFFLLTNTSSNEALEPPKVITLPDSVVETKPSETVTLMVTAEEILVESKSVVATSEVLESEEIVIELIKQAMIAELDKAIGVALASAQEGEGEEGEQEGPEPPEVNILADRGIPFSLLKKVMSSCTEAGYTKVSLAVIQKASQG; encoded by the coding sequence GTGAGACATGAAAGCCGACGTATGAAGCGTATGGCTCGCAGCCATAAGCGCAAAAAAACCTCAGGAATGAATCTGACGTCCCTGATGGATGTATTCACTATCCTGGTGTTTTTCCTCCTCACCAATACTTCCAGTAACGAAGCATTGGAGCCGCCCAAGGTGATCACACTGCCGGATTCGGTGGTTGAGACCAAGCCGAGTGAAACGGTAACCCTGATGGTGACGGCTGAGGAAATTCTGGTGGAATCCAAATCCGTTGTTGCCACCAGCGAAGTACTGGAAAGTGAGGAAATTGTCATCGAGCTGATTAAGCAGGCGATGATTGCAGAATTAGATAAGGCTATTGGTGTTGCCCTGGCCTCAGCTCAAGAAGGAGAGGGAGAAGAAGGTGAGCAGGAGGGGCCAGAGCCACCGGAAGTGAATATTCTCGCGGACAGAGGCATTCCGTTCAGCTTGCTGAAAAAGGTAATGTCCAGCTGCACCGAAGCGGGCTACACCAAGGTATCACTGGCGGTTATTCAGAAAGCATCTCAGGGTTAA
- a CDS encoding biopolymer transporter ExbD yields MRRRRHGRDKEAPELDITAFLNLMVVLVPFLLVSAVFSRVTILELNMPSGAGGGAPDDPTVTVEVVVRTEALEISDGEKVIARFPNLNVSGEGDSTQPEVAVEETAGQDDGIEVLPTAEVYDLKKLTEFLLQVKASYPEKTDSILLMEADIAYEHLVGVMDTVRGAEVRVEGSDPNDPSAVEKVILFPDISIGDAP; encoded by the coding sequence ATGAGAAGGCGGCGCCACGGGAGAGATAAAGAGGCCCCGGAGCTGGATATCACCGCCTTCCTGAACCTGATGGTGGTACTGGTACCCTTCCTACTGGTATCGGCGGTGTTTTCACGGGTGACAATCCTGGAATTGAACATGCCGAGTGGAGCTGGCGGCGGTGCCCCGGATGACCCTACGGTGACGGTGGAAGTCGTAGTGCGTACGGAGGCACTGGAGATCAGCGATGGCGAAAAGGTTATTGCCCGCTTCCCTAACCTGAATGTCTCCGGTGAGGGGGACTCCACCCAGCCGGAAGTGGCTGTGGAGGAAACTGCCGGACAGGACGACGGAATTGAGGTATTGCCAACGGCTGAAGTTTACGACCTGAAAAAACTTACCGAGTTTTTGCTGCAGGTGAAAGCCAGCTACCCGGAAAAAACCGACTCTATTTTATTGATGGAGGCGGATATTGCCTATGAGCACCTGGTGGGTGTAATGGATACCGTGCGCGGTGCTGAAGTCCGGGTTGAAGGCAGTGATCCCAATGATCCGTCAGCAGTGGAGAAGGTGATTCTGTTTCCTGATATTTCCATAGGAGATGCGCCGTGA
- a CDS encoding MotA/TolQ/ExbB proton channel family protein, producing the protein MDFFNSVIEFFQTGGTFMYPILVVAALGGAVAIERFIRLHYERHTNRAMWDKLQPVLASGDFDRARNLVKQDNSSVSKLLSMGLARQGAVRRREDIEIAMEESMMEITPQLEKRTPYVALFSNIATLLGLLGTIMGLIEAFTAVANANPAEKADLLSASISVAMNTTAFGLMTGIPLLIVHALLNSLTGQIIDSLEMVSVKASNLIDSSTRRRFEMDAPKPEEQPGKQPADEAKTEEAETEEVETEEQQTETA; encoded by the coding sequence ATGGACTTTTTTAACAGCGTCATTGAGTTTTTCCAGACGGGCGGTACTTTTATGTACCCCATTCTCGTCGTTGCCGCTTTGGGCGGCGCCGTAGCCATTGAACGATTTATTCGCCTGCACTACGAGCGACATACCAACCGTGCCATGTGGGATAAATTACAACCCGTTCTCGCCTCCGGGGATTTTGATCGCGCGCGCAATCTGGTTAAGCAGGATAACTCCAGTGTGAGTAAATTGCTGTCCATGGGTCTGGCACGCCAGGGTGCGGTGCGTCGTCGCGAAGATATCGAGATCGCGATGGAAGAGAGCATGATGGAGATCACTCCTCAGCTGGAAAAACGCACGCCTTATGTAGCGCTCTTTTCCAATATCGCTACGTTGCTGGGCCTGCTCGGTACCATCATGGGTTTGATCGAAGCCTTCACTGCGGTAGCCAATGCCAACCCGGCGGAAAAAGCTGACTTGCTTTCTGCCAGTATTTCCGTAGCGATGAACACCACGGCCTTTGGTCTGATGACCGGTATTCCCCTGTTGATAGTGCATGCGCTGCTCAACTCCCTGACGGGTCAAATTATCGATAGCCTGGAAATGGTTTCTGTAAAAGCTTCCAACCTGATTGATAGCTCAACCCGTCGCCGCTTCGAAATGGATGCGCCCAAGCCAGAAGAGCAGCCTGGTAAGCAGCCTGCGGATGAAGCTAAAACCGAAGAAGCTGAAACCGAAGAAGTCGAAACCGAAGAACAGCAAACGGAAACTGCATAA
- a CDS encoding tetratricopeptide repeat protein — MQTRLRRFFLVGLALLLSACVGTNTKTGKISDYSSVKVSGSVSRDFERSLEYLAEEKYESAINLLQSVVEREQRLPAPYINLGIAHYQVGSEKDAEEAFLKALELDAEHPVATNELAVLYRKQGRFADARKIYVNALAENPEYLPLIKNLGILCDLYLQDLQCALAQFQQYVQLEPEDQDVSIWLADLKRRTGK, encoded by the coding sequence ATGCAAACAAGGTTGCGAAGATTTTTCCTGGTGGGGCTCGCGCTGCTTCTATCCGCCTGTGTGGGGACTAATACCAAAACTGGAAAAATTTCCGATTATTCTTCTGTGAAGGTTTCCGGCAGTGTTAGCCGGGATTTTGAACGCTCGCTGGAATATCTGGCTGAAGAGAAATATGAGTCTGCTATTAATTTGCTGCAGTCGGTCGTTGAGAGGGAGCAGCGACTTCCCGCGCCCTATATCAATCTTGGAATAGCGCACTACCAGGTTGGCAGCGAAAAAGATGCGGAGGAAGCTTTCCTCAAAGCTCTGGAGCTGGATGCGGAGCATCCAGTGGCGACCAATGAGCTGGCGGTACTTTATCGTAAGCAGGGTCGCTTCGCCGATGCGCGAAAAATTTATGTGAATGCCTTGGCAGAAAACCCCGAATACCTGCCTTTGATTAAAAACCTTGGCATATTGTGTGATCTCTATCTGCAAGATCTCCAGTGCGCTCTGGCACAATTCCAACAATACGTACAATTGGAGCCGGAAGACCAGGATGTATCCATCTGGTTGGCCGATCTCAAGCGGAGGACTGGCAAGTGA
- a CDS encoding tetratricopeptide repeat protein, translated as MPWFNKPIGLSSMAIVRRCTLVGIALLLNACAVNNGKTIGSLQNVDIEIKEEYIDGSLEKALASYQRYLQETPESNLTPEAMRRIADLKIKQAHRAEDAAIDGIVSNASAASTSGAVVAIDAPVVTADNSLDAPAEVSAPIAQVEKAVAEDGGDTESDAEFEARASGSFEIAADNTSLPVPANDPDALMSANAREAINLYLELLKKYPLYDRNDQVMYQLSRAYEEAGQIDQAVDVLRQLVAKYPDSRHIDESWFRLGEYYFTRKKYLDAEDAYGKVIGIGVVSSFYELALYKRGWSLFKQDMYEMALNDYVAMLDYKVSQGYDFDQQTNEVERKHVEDTFRVVSLSFSYMEGPDSIVDYFTRKGAREYEYLVYSHLGEYYLEKRRYQDSAKSYTAFVERNPLHKVSADFSIRVIEIYGKGGFPKLVLDAKKSFANTYALKAEYWTVFDINEYGEVVEFLQANLIDLASHYHAAYQNKKLKDKKAEHYREAIHWYRSYLQSFRETERAAEINYQLAGLMLENRDFHGSALEYERTAYEYPAHKDSSEAGYAAVYAYREHLANNLKEASAEQRAPLLREIIRSSLTFADTFAQHEKAAQVMLGAVEDLYGLKDYVPTIENGRLLLEKFPAAEQEIRRSSWMLVAHASFDVQAFVDAEVAYGETLNLTAADAKDRAGLVDNLAASIYQQGDMARKQEDHVTAAGHFLRIRAAAPGATLLATAEYDAAASLIILKDWAQAATVLNNFRTNFPEHELAKDVTKKLAVVYQESGELLLAAAEFERIERESEDEEIRREALTQAADLYSAAGDSKKALAVLRRYVGLFPNPMEPALETRQRIADIYKADSNEKLYMKELREMVRIELRGGSQRSDRTRYLAGNAALQLAEPSYQAFTQVTLVKPIEKNLNLKRKRMKAAIGAFTDLIDYQVADVTAAATYYLAEIYLHFSQSLKDSERPTNLNALELEEYELALEDQIYPFEEKAISVHEKNVELLGVGIYNPWVDKSIAKLAGLMPARYARAEEAGGYLQSIVPLPPEPELGAGEAVSGH; from the coding sequence ATGCCCTGGTTTAATAAACCTATTGGCTTGTCGAGCATGGCTATTGTGCGCCGTTGCACCCTGGTTGGTATTGCATTGTTGCTCAATGCCTGTGCGGTCAATAATGGCAAAACTATTGGCAGCCTGCAGAATGTCGATATCGAGATTAAAGAAGAATATATCGACGGAAGTCTCGAAAAAGCCCTGGCCAGTTATCAGCGCTATTTACAGGAAACGCCCGAATCCAACCTCACGCCCGAGGCAATGCGGCGCATTGCCGATCTGAAAATCAAGCAGGCGCACCGCGCTGAGGATGCGGCCATTGATGGCATCGTCAGCAATGCAAGCGCAGCGAGTACAAGTGGAGCGGTGGTTGCCATTGATGCTCCAGTGGTGACCGCAGATAACTCCCTTGATGCACCTGCTGAAGTGTCAGCACCGATTGCTCAAGTTGAGAAAGCAGTAGCGGAAGACGGTGGTGACACAGAGTCGGACGCTGAGTTTGAGGCGCGCGCTAGCGGCAGTTTTGAGATTGCCGCGGACAACACTTCCCTGCCTGTACCTGCAAATGACCCCGATGCATTGATGTCGGCAAACGCCCGTGAAGCTATCAACCTGTATCTTGAGCTGCTGAAAAAATATCCCCTGTACGACCGCAATGATCAGGTGATGTACCAGCTCTCGCGAGCTTATGAGGAGGCTGGCCAGATTGACCAGGCGGTGGATGTGTTGCGACAGCTGGTTGCCAAATATCCTGATTCCCGCCATATCGATGAATCGTGGTTTCGTCTAGGGGAATACTACTTTACCCGCAAGAAATACCTGGATGCTGAGGATGCCTACGGTAAGGTAATCGGCATCGGAGTGGTTTCCAGTTTCTATGAGTTGGCCCTGTACAAACGCGGCTGGTCCCTGTTCAAGCAGGATATGTATGAGATGGCATTGAACGATTATGTTGCCATGCTCGATTATAAGGTTTCCCAGGGGTATGACTTTGACCAGCAGACCAATGAGGTAGAGCGCAAGCACGTTGAAGATACATTCCGCGTGGTGAGTTTGAGTTTCTCCTACATGGAAGGTCCAGATTCCATTGTCGATTATTTTACCCGCAAGGGTGCACGCGAGTATGAATACCTAGTGTACAGCCACCTGGGTGAGTACTATCTGGAGAAGCGCCGCTACCAGGATTCGGCTAAATCCTATACCGCTTTTGTTGAGCGCAATCCACTCCACAAGGTTTCCGCGGACTTCTCCATTCGGGTGATCGAAATTTATGGTAAGGGCGGATTCCCCAAACTGGTTCTGGATGCCAAGAAATCCTTTGCCAATACCTACGCCCTCAAAGCTGAATATTGGACTGTGTTTGATATCAATGAGTATGGAGAGGTGGTTGAGTTCCTACAGGCGAACCTGATCGACCTGGCCAGTCATTATCACGCCGCCTACCAAAACAAAAAGCTTAAGGATAAAAAGGCCGAGCACTATCGTGAGGCGATTCACTGGTATCGCAGTTATCTGCAATCCTTCCGCGAAACGGAGCGCGCAGCGGAGATCAACTATCAACTCGCGGGCCTGATGCTGGAGAATCGTGATTTCCATGGCTCTGCCCTGGAATATGAACGCACCGCCTATGAGTATCCGGCACACAAAGATTCCAGTGAAGCTGGCTATGCGGCGGTCTATGCCTACCGCGAGCATCTGGCAAATAATCTGAAAGAAGCCTCTGCGGAACAGCGCGCTCCCCTGCTGCGTGAAATTATCCGTTCATCGCTCACCTTCGCCGATACTTTCGCGCAGCACGAAAAGGCGGCCCAGGTGATGTTGGGTGCAGTGGAGGATTTGTATGGTCTCAAGGACTACGTACCTACTATCGAAAATGGTCGCCTGTTGCTGGAGAAATTCCCGGCGGCGGAGCAGGAAATTCGTCGCTCCAGTTGGATGCTGGTAGCCCATGCCTCGTTTGATGTACAGGCGTTTGTGGATGCAGAGGTAGCCTACGGAGAAACCCTGAATCTCACTGCTGCCGATGCCAAGGATCGTGCCGGGCTTGTCGATAACCTGGCGGCTTCTATTTACCAGCAGGGTGATATGGCCCGCAAGCAGGAAGATCATGTCACGGCTGCTGGGCACTTCCTGCGTATTCGCGCCGCCGCTCCGGGAGCAACCCTGTTAGCGACTGCAGAATACGATGCGGCAGCTTCCCTGATCATTTTGAAAGATTGGGCCCAGGCTGCAACGGTGCTTAACAATTTCCGCACCAATTTCCCAGAGCATGAGCTGGCAAAAGATGTCACCAAGAAACTGGCCGTGGTTTATCAGGAGAGTGGTGAGCTGCTGTTGGCTGCTGCGGAGTTCGAGCGTATTGAGCGCGAATCTGAGGATGAGGAAATCCGCCGCGAAGCTCTGACCCAGGCGGCGGATCTCTATAGCGCGGCAGGGGACAGCAAAAAAGCACTGGCAGTACTGCGCCGATATGTAGGCTTGTTCCCCAATCCAATGGAGCCGGCACTGGAGACCCGCCAGAGAATTGCTGATATTTATAAAGCAGATAGCAATGAAAAGCTCTACATGAAAGAGCTGCGCGAAATGGTGCGTATCGAACTGCGCGGCGGCTCCCAGCGCAGTGACCGTACCCGTTATCTCGCCGGTAATGCCGCACTGCAACTCGCTGAGCCGAGTTACCAGGCCTTCACCCAGGTGACCCTGGTAAAGCCCATTGAGAAAAACCTGAACCTGAAACGCAAGCGGATGAAGGCTGCTATTGGCGCTTTCACCGACCTGATTGATTATCAGGTAGCGGATGTTACCGCTGCAGCTACTTATTACCTTGCGGAGATCTATCTGCACTTTAGTCAGTCACTTAAAGACTCTGAGCGCCCCACCAACTTGAACGCGCTTGAGTTGGAGGAATACGAACTGGCCCTGGAAGACCAGATTTATCCGTTCGAGGAGAAGGCGATTTCAGTGCATGAAAAGAATGTCGAACTTCTCGGGGTCGGTATCTACAACCCCTGGGTCGACAAGAGCATCGCTAAGCTTGCCGGACTGATGCCTGCGCGCTACGCAAGGGCTGAAGAGGCTGGGGGGTACCTGCAAAGCATTGTGCCCCTGCCGCCAGAGCCAGAGCTGGGTGCTGGTGAAGCGGTTTCTGGTCATTAA
- a CDS encoding tetratricopeptide repeat protein: protein MRTSLLSVLPGQVKATLRVLAASLCTLSVFTGMAKAEENEELRDLFFGSAMFHAHQENYFDAIVALDTELAQFHRLDEPELDPFSAHLGQAEFSVGDLELSYRMHREAGRAIEAVLQGDVSQPVRNEAAYRLAKIHYHKQQPANALHALEMIEGRVPMRVRSQEQFLRARVFMQLGRFDEAVELLKDLKGDESLAGFVEFNLGIAQLKSGEEARGILELTALGKKSSGKAAEQALYDKTNLLLGSHLMEAGELQLARPYFDRVNLEGPFSNRALLGAGWVEARAGRYDRALVPWKMLQDRKGTNESVQESMLAVPYAYGKLDVHSTAAINYGRALDAFGNEIDTLTASINSIRTGKFLEALRRKEATQVQNWVVALRNLPDAPETHYLLDLMASNDYQEFLRNYRDLNDLYERNEEWLKSLSAYENIIGIRRAYYEPLLPQLDDQFRKLDARIKLRFEQRDKFASRIEQMLVSRRPEYLATADEQEARLELIELHSRIAESPQEFTESTRSRVERLQGVLDLRLSTEYDGRLTEAYKHLQQLNVEIEKLQTVYQSYVRSRQAATHSYTGYDEDITRLRAQIRSTQQRLEVLMARQGRMLEALAIQELERRRTQLESYQIKARFALADSFDRANELQEQREDQRKIEQHREAQPEPLPGENPPELEAEESEEGEA, encoded by the coding sequence ATGCGTACTTCTCTGCTATCGGTACTGCCGGGCCAGGTAAAGGCGACGCTGCGGGTTTTGGCTGCCTCGCTGTGTACCTTATCTGTTTTTACCGGAATGGCTAAAGCCGAAGAGAATGAGGAACTGCGAGATCTGTTTTTCGGCTCGGCTATGTTCCACGCTCACCAGGAAAACTATTTCGATGCGATAGTGGCCCTGGATACCGAGTTGGCTCAATTTCACCGCCTGGATGAACCGGAACTTGATCCCTTCAGTGCGCACTTGGGGCAGGCAGAGTTCTCTGTGGGGGACCTGGAACTTTCCTATCGCATGCACCGCGAAGCAGGCCGTGCCATTGAGGCGGTGTTGCAAGGCGATGTTTCTCAGCCGGTGCGCAATGAGGCAGCCTATCGCCTGGCGAAGATCCATTACCACAAGCAGCAGCCGGCCAATGCCTTACATGCGCTGGAAATGATTGAGGGGCGGGTGCCCATGCGTGTGCGCTCGCAAGAGCAATTTTTGCGCGCGCGGGTGTTTATGCAGTTGGGCCGTTTTGATGAAGCCGTTGAGTTGCTCAAAGACCTGAAGGGAGACGAGTCTCTGGCCGGCTTTGTCGAGTTCAACCTCGGTATTGCCCAGCTAAAATCCGGTGAGGAAGCCCGCGGTATATTGGAACTGACTGCTCTGGGTAAAAAGAGCAGTGGGAAAGCTGCCGAGCAGGCACTGTATGACAAGACCAACCTGTTGCTCGGTTCCCACTTGATGGAAGCTGGCGAATTACAGCTGGCGCGCCCGTATTTTGACCGTGTGAATCTTGAAGGTCCATTTTCCAACCGCGCGTTGCTCGGTGCGGGTTGGGTGGAAGCTCGCGCTGGTCGTTACGACCGGGCACTGGTGCCCTGGAAAATGCTGCAGGATCGCAAAGGCACTAACGAGTCCGTGCAGGAGTCCATGCTCGCCGTGCCCTACGCATACGGCAAGTTGGATGTACACAGTACGGCGGCGATTAACTACGGCCGTGCACTGGACGCCTTTGGCAATGAAATTGATACGCTGACGGCCTCAATTAACAGTATCCGCACAGGGAAATTTCTGGAAGCACTGCGCCGCAAAGAGGCTACCCAGGTACAGAACTGGGTGGTGGCACTGCGCAACCTGCCGGATGCGCCGGAGACCCATTATCTCCTCGATCTGATGGCCTCTAATGATTACCAGGAATTCCTGCGCAACTACCGCGACTTGAATGATCTCTACGAGCGCAATGAGGAGTGGCTCAAAAGCCTGAGTGCCTACGAGAATATTATCGGTATCCGCAGGGCCTACTACGAACCGCTGCTACCACAACTTGATGACCAATTTCGCAAACTGGATGCTCGCATCAAGCTGCGTTTTGAGCAGCGCGATAAATTTGCCAGTCGTATTGAACAGATGCTGGTTTCTCGCCGCCCCGAATATCTTGCCACTGCTGATGAGCAGGAGGCGCGACTGGAATTGATAGAGCTGCACAGCCGGATTGCCGAGAGTCCTCAGGAGTTCACTGAATCGACCCGCAGCAGGGTAGAGCGCCTTCAGGGCGTTTTGGATTTGCGTCTCTCAACAGAGTATGACGGCAGGCTTACGGAAGCCTATAAGCATCTGCAGCAACTCAATGTGGAAATTGAAAAGCTGCAGACAGTTTATCAATCCTATGTGCGCAGCCGACAGGCAGCCACCCACAGTTATACCGGCTACGACGAAGATATCACCCGGCTGCGTGCGCAGATTCGCAGTACCCAGCAGCGCCTGGAAGTGCTGATGGCGCGTCAGGGCAGAATGCTTGAAGCTTTGGCAATACAAGAGTTGGAGCGCCGTCGTACCCAGTTGGAGAGCTACCAAATAAAAGCCCGTTTCGCCCTGGCCGACAGTTTCGACCGTGCCAACGAGCTGCAGGAGCAGCGCGAAGATCAGCGTAAAATTGAACAGCACCGCGAGGCCCAGCCTGAACCTTTGCCCGGGGAAAATCCTCCGGAACTGGAAGCGGAAGAAAGCGAAGAGGGTGAAGCCTGA
- a CDS encoding NADP-dependent oxidoreductase: MKALRMTRYGDIESSLEFQSANMPSPKVDEILVRVYAASVNPVDNMVLRGDLKAMRKESFPAGVGRDVSGEVVAVGKGVTHFREGDQVFARVGEEHVGTVAEFIAVHASHVAPKPQNLSHQEAAGIPLVGLTSYQSLVQVAGLKQGDKVLIHAGSGGIGSMAIQLAKSFGAYVVTTTSTANVGWVKALGADLVIDYKKQNYQDLLSDMDVVFDTLGGHYTLDAFKVIKTGGRVVSISGDLDPQTTEELGLGWLIRKLLALKSRKLMKAAEAKSALYRMVIMKANGKQLQELGNLYQDKIITPVIDKTYAFEQSKEALSYLAAGRAKGKVIISMEEPATA, from the coding sequence ATGAAAGCGTTGAGAATGACCCGTTATGGGGATATTGAAAGTAGTCTGGAATTTCAATCTGCAAATATGCCAAGCCCCAAAGTTGATGAGATCTTGGTGCGTGTATATGCCGCCAGCGTGAACCCCGTTGATAATATGGTCCTGCGCGGGGACCTCAAAGCGATGCGCAAGGAAAGCTTCCCAGCCGGTGTCGGCAGGGATGTCAGTGGTGAGGTGGTCGCTGTAGGCAAGGGGGTCACCCACTTTAGAGAGGGCGACCAGGTGTTTGCCCGTGTTGGAGAGGAGCATGTGGGCACCGTGGCGGAGTTTATAGCTGTGCACGCTTCCCACGTGGCCCCAAAGCCACAAAACCTTTCGCATCAGGAGGCGGCCGGCATTCCGCTGGTGGGGCTGACTTCCTACCAGTCCCTGGTTCAAGTTGCCGGGCTGAAGCAGGGTGATAAAGTGCTGATTCATGCTGGCTCAGGTGGAATCGGCTCTATGGCAATCCAGCTGGCCAAATCCTTCGGTGCCTATGTGGTGACGACTACCAGCACGGCGAATGTTGGCTGGGTAAAGGCGCTGGGTGCTGATCTTGTCATTGACTACAAAAAGCAAAATTACCAGGACCTGCTCTCCGATATGGATGTGGTGTTCGATACCCTGGGTGGCCATTACACGTTGGATGCTTTCAAAGTTATTAAAACTGGCGGGCGTGTGGTATCGATTTCCGGTGATCTGGACCCACAGACTACCGAAGAGCTCGGCTTGGGCTGGCTGATCCGCAAACTGCTCGCTCTCAAGTCCCGCAAGCTGATGAAAGCGGCCGAGGCGAAGTCCGCTCTTTACCGGATGGTGATTATGAAGGCCAATGGTAAGCAGTTACAGGAATTGGGGAACCTTTACCAGGATAAAATTATCACCCCAGTTATAGATAAAACTTACGCTTTTGAGCAGAGTAAAGAAGCGCTGTCCTATCTTGCTGCCGGTCGTGCCAAAGGCAAAGTAATTATCTCAATGGAAGAACCCGCTACAGCATAA